One stretch of Oncorhynchus clarkii lewisi isolate Uvic-CL-2024 chromosome 1, UVic_Ocla_1.0, whole genome shotgun sequence DNA includes these proteins:
- the LOC139414912 gene encoding uncharacterized protein: MFYYSSPKPLLLVVLIVLFNGHNWAEKMVGIIGHGVTIRFSLQNMSKVFSNRSIGLYKNSKKIAECNHDVHSCCLQSHLCFSENKEASFFIQNLTSVDNGTYWIMLFQINRDPPMLKSNEVSLILQSNGNTAESPSFTSNAADDAISDRGNANNVYVLIIFAVLGVSIIALLIGLLGWFCWTYKRSPERDQQENLKAKQQGSGEASTSMSVYSVEYGVLDFNSRPNGEEANRHGREREGGVVRSAETVEYAAITFPPQQRVSYGR; the protein is encoded by the exons gACACAACTGGGCAGAGAAAATGGTGGGAATCATAGGTCATGGGGTCACCATCCGCTTCTCACTTCAGAACATGTCCAAAGTATTTAGTAATCGGTCAATTGGTCTTTACAAAAATAGTAAAAAGATCGCTGAATGTAATCATGATGTGCACAGCTGTTGCTTACAAAGCCACCTCTGCTTCTCTGAGAATAAAGAGGCCTCTTTCTTCATCCAAAATCTGACATCAGTTGACAACGGAACGTATTGGATCATGTTGTTCCAAATCAATAGAGATCCTCCCATGCTAAAAAGCAATGAGGTGTCGCTTATCCTTCAATCGAATGGTAACACCGCAG AATCCCCATCATTCACCTCTAACGCCGCAGATGATGCTATCAGCGACCGTGGAAACGCCAACAATGTCTATGTCCTGATCATCTTTGCTGTTTTGGGGGTGTCCATCATAGCTCTGTTAATCGGACTGCTTGGTTGGTTCTGCTGGACCTACAAAAGGAGCCCAG AACGGGACCAGCAAGAGAACCTCAAGGCCAAGCAACAG GGGTCAGGAGAGGCGTCCACCTCCATGTCTGTGTATTCTGTAGAATACGGTGTGCTGGACTTCAACAGTAGACCCAATGGAGAAGAGGCAAACAggcatgggagggagagggagggaggagtggtaAGGTCTGCAGAGACAGTGGAATATGCTGCAATCACCTTTCCCCCACAACAAAGGGTGTCATACGGGAGATAG